The genomic DNA AAAGCCACTTGAACTCGGTCCTTAAGATGTTTCAGATTAAATATCTGGCACTATGGCACCATGAATATGGAGAAGTGGAACTCACTGAATGATGATGGAAGTCCCTAAAATATTTGGTTGTCAAATCTCTGATGCAGATTTGGAGGTGTGTAGAAAACAGAATTTTGCAGGTAGGAGGCTGATGTTTGAGTTCCAGCTGCTCATATATATGAAGTTCAGAACACATTAGGCCTGGGCGATAtggcccaaaattcatatctcgatattctttagctgggtggcgatatacgatatatatctcgatatttttttaaagccataaagtaagaacaaaaagagctCTTAGTCTAAGCTGTGTCCCACatctcacacaggcacttttattaacatacgcTGCAGATGTACATGAGAAAATGactcagaaataaattatcagcatttattaagtaataatgctccataaataaaatgaaacaatgttgtttttgtgcataacaaaaggCTCACAATTATGCAGTCAAAatgacgctgagcataataacaaagacagatttcacagctgctctgttcccaagttctactgcgtgactgacagcctggagtttgaaatcctctttgtaaccgtgtctcttaacaggtgccatttatggtccttatacgcacacaatacggtaatattacgttgaagcacagtacgtatcactccgcaaGGCTCCTGGCTGCAGTAGCTGtgatgctccaacaatccatgcACCGGTGTGGcctcgtagcttaccaaagtcgtactgaaacattctttgacagattgctgagtgctgtgtaccacataaaaagggttcgcggtcagtaagcacaaccagaattcatacataaggcgcactgtcgagttttgagaaaatgaaacgATTTTAGGTGGCGTCCAGCCACACACACGGGGTCATCCGCGGTAacttgttaacggagatttgccctGTTAATGCAGTTATGCCATTAACAGCATTTTAACGAGATTTACGCTACCAGCACTAAAATAGtaatctccaaatgttttctttttaccaaccagctcctctttgatagcTGCGTGTCCATATTGttgttgcctgcaggtgaagcgatggtggagttgtgttcagtgaaggagagaggcgaggcagagtaacgttgcgtagagacaaaagtagacgaaagagaggcaaactagcggctccacaagtataattataaggTAACATACACAGCAAAAATGCCAGTGTTGATTTTTCAGTGTTAGTTGAATTCAACAGAGTTCGGAGTCTGATCAACACTTAATCGAGTTAAAATACCACATCGGGAGTGGATTCCTGAAAAGTGTTAGTGTGGATTTTAGTTGTTACTGCATTTTAACACTATGAGTTTTAAATTAGACCACACCCTCATTTCCTGTGGAGCAGCGCATTTCAGAATCTTCTTCGGTCGCCATCTTTTCTTGCTGCTGCGGTAAGTTTTATTCGGTTAAATATTAAGTTTTAGATTGATATTAGTACAAGTAACACGATAACTAGTAAGAAAATAGCATTTCTATCAAAATGCATGATCTTTAAGTGTCATATTtgaattttaactgttttttttattaagctgGTCTACTGCTAGCTAGAACTCCACCAAAGTACCACTTACTTTCCTAATATTCATTTAGCATATTCTGGCTGTTGGGAGAATATAACAACTACAACTTGTTAATATATATCTCAGTGTTTATTAAACGCCCTTTATTTAATTTCGAATCAAACTTCCCAAAGCCTTAGGTCAGGCGGGGCCACTTGCAATCCACGTCACTCCTACATGCAGCCTGTATATTTAGGTGAAGAAACAAAATGCGATTTAGCCCTTgaagtgatttttttcattattcatAAATGATTTAATGTGAAGGCAATATGTGCAGAGTGCTACAGGCCCTTGTAGGCAGTGTAGTCggtgctgcagggagaacgtGTGGGACTCCCCCTCCCGTTCTGTGTGGGAGGGAGAAACTTAGGAGTTGCTACCCTCGAGAAACGCTAAAtgaaagcatgtaaatataataataaccactgcagccaaaaagagtggtTGATGAGCCCAGCGGTAAGTAAGCtgttaagactcgactgtacactgtgtttgcTGACAGTAAAGCTAGTTACTGGCTACGAACCCAACCCAACCCGTTTATTGCTTTGGGAGCTAATTAACATAACGCTACATTAATCTGCCTTCTCCTGTGCGCTCACCAAAGAATTTAACCATTCCTTTGAAGATGTATATTTTAATAGGCTTGGTTGAGTTATCTGATatgactttttattatttttgcaatatttACATACATTTTACACACGTCAAGCCCTAACACctacttttcctctttttggaTTTCTTCTAAGATGTCATCATGTTGCTGAAAGTCAAGTACCAAAGTTCCAAGAAGTACATACGGTTACAGCCAGGTTTCACATACTTGGAGTTCATCAGTGAAGGTGGGTGGCAATCTTGTAAATCTTTATAACAAGCAGgacaagaaaaaatatttttgatattttggcATGAAGCAGACCTTGGAGATAGCCGAAAAATGCACAGTGTGAACTGGCCAGATTGACTGCTTGTGGGACTAACAGTGTTGAGTTAGCACACATAAATTACTCAAATTGGTTTTGCAAACACACAAGTTAGTGACTGAAATGTCACATTGCTaaactgcttttaaataaaagcaatgtGGAATTTCACATTAGCTTTGGAGATACAGCCTTTGTTCCATTCGAATTCAATTCTGTTTCAGATATGTTTACGTCACATGTTATCATCTTCCTTTAGTGAAAAACAAGTTTGGACTTCCTGATGTTACTGAACTGCACATTTTTGATGAGACTGACACAGCGGTGGAGGAAGACATCTTTCTTGAACTTATAGAGGCCAATCCTGACATATGCCTGACTGTATGTGACAGTGCAGCAGGAGATGGTAAGGTTTCATTTCATTGTTAAGTCTTGTTTTAACGAGTGTTCAGGGATTTGCAGCTGCACATTTTTTTACACTATTTGGCTGTGGCAATTTggatattaaaatgtattaagaCAAAACTGAGCATACAATtagcaaacatttcaaactacaattgatacattattgtattttacaTATTAAGCACACTCTTTTCATGaaagcataaaaacaaattGCTTTACATAATTAAAACTGATGAAAAAACTTTACACATGTTAATTGATccaaaatacatgaataaaagCTATGGCACACATGCACTCAGAAACACTTATACCCTTATCACACTCATTTATACACTCCATCCCCCTTCCTGCAAAAAagctattttctttttagttgaatttggaatataaataaaaataaagaacttaAATGACTCTGCCATATTGTCATTCTGATTATTTTAAGTTGTATGTAGTTATGTTATATGGTAGTATGATACCCCAGAGTTGCACCCCTCTTCTAGGTCAGTCATCCATtagttttgtctttctttttcatgtttttaagcttgttttttttttctatagctCATTCAACATCATCGTCCCTCACGGATACCATGTCTCTGTCCTCAAGTGACAGTGATCTTCACAGAGATTTGGGGATCCCCGTTACTGGAAGTAGACTGAGCACTGGGGCCAAGAACAAGCCTACCACAGAAGTTTCAGAGTCAGAGGCTGCAAAAGAGGTACTTtagatgcattttaaaaatgtaattagctAATTATTATTGTAAGTTTAGCTTGTCACAATATAAATATGGTttcatttaaacttttaaaatttttgcaAGGTAAGAtaagcacggtggcacggtggttagcactgctgccgcacagcaagaaggtcctgagttcaattccaccatcaggccgggtctttctgtgtggagtttgcatgttctccccgtgtttgcgtaggttctctccgggtacaccggcttcctCCCTGTGGTAaggaagccggtgtacccggttaggttaattgaaaaatccaaattgcccgtgggagtgaatgtgagtgtgaatggatgtctgtccctgtgtgttagccctgtgacagactggcgacctgtccagggtgtaccccgcctctcaccctatgacagctgggataggctccagccgcaaccctggaaaggataagtggaagcgaatgaATTGGATGGAAGataacttgtgtgtgtgtgggagtgggGTTGCTCTGTACCCTGTTAATGttagttttttatatatatgaaCCTGTAATGGTGGGTTAGATTTATTTAATAACATACATGTGCTAATTGACAATTCTTTTGTTGAAGATGGTAGAAAATGCATTGCGCATAAAACCTGGAGGTGAGGATGTCTTGGAGGAGTACAAGTCTGAGAAATCACTGCAGCATCGCACGCGCAGGCAGCTTGTTAACATACTAGCTAGTCACATGACTGAGATGCATGGGTAAGTGGTTTTGAAGAAACAAAACTAATTCAGATCAAAAGAGGTGATCTAGGACTGCTTTGTTTTCAAGACGTGTAACACTGAATTATGTTTAGGAAACCACATTATTATTAAAGTGGCAgggtttattttgatttttctgtttgtatttgttttctttgctgtaaaGGAGGATTCCTTCACGTAAGCAGAAAGAGAAGTATGCCTTGGGAATCATTACACTTTTTCCTTCGCTGAAGGATCCTTTTTCTCCAAAAGGCTatgtaagtaaaaaaaacaaacttcataCCTGAAGACAATTTAGCTTTATAGACTGTAACTTTTCAATGTTTGTTTGACATATAATTCATCAgttaaaaaattgaaaaacaaaaacttttagtacatttttttcttagttgcttatctaaaaatgtaattgattATTAAAATCTTTGCTGACAGTAGGAATTTATCATAAAATGCATAACAATTGTTGAAAACATCTATCTATCAAACTACAACCCTAtagattaaaatgtaattttttaggTTATAAAATTATAACTGCAATTCTAAGATCACTTAGTGATTTActtatttttccacatttttgaaAATACATTGACAGGAGCACTTCTATGATGGAGAAAAAGGCACAGGATATTTAGCATGGCGCCTCAAAACCATGTCCAGGAGTAGAGATCGGAGGCCAGAGAAGGTAGCCACATCTCCTCAAGCGCAAGGACCAAACCGCAGAAGATCAACAGTGACAGTGCCTCAACAGCTTGATGGAGATGCCTGCAGGGAGGCACAATTTCTCTTTGGACATAATGCACGACATTCTCGAAGGGGTGGCTCAGTATGAGATAAAGTTACTGATGGAGTGTctttctgaaaatgttttgtgaAAAAATGATCTGCTTTCAAGagtttacgcttttgattacgGGTATTTGGAGCACAAAAATCGTCCTACAAGGATTAACCTGGACAGCAGTGGTAATAGCATAGGGCTCAATTCCATGCAGACTCTTTGCCTTGTAAGAAACCTTCCACTCATTTTTGGTGATCTTCTGCCTGAGGGAAACCCAAACTGGACTTTGCTGTTGCTTTTATTACAGATCATTAACATAATATTTTCTCCTTCTCTTACATTAGGCATGACTATACATTTGAAGCATTTGATAATAGAACATCATGTTTTGTTTAAACAGTTGTATCCAAATAGGAACCTCATCCCAAAACATCACTTTATGATACACTATCCTTCCTGCATAAGAAAAATTGGGCCTCTGATACATATGTGGAGCATGCGATTTGAGGCTAAACATAaggttttcaaaaatactgtaaaaaacttcaaaaatgtTACAAAGTCACTTGCAAGAAAACATCAAATCTTCATAGGATACCACTGGGAGACGTCACCTTTAAACCACATCGAATATGGACCCTTAAAATCATTTAATTTGGACCGTGAGGACAATACACAGATGTTTGCAAGAGCACTGGATGCTGCACCGAGAGACTTATTTTCTTCTAGCTGGATCAAATTTTCTGGAACAGAGTACAGAAAAGGACTAATCATTTGCATTAATGTTGAAAATGATCCTCTTAGCTGACAGTACTACGTTCTTCCTTGTGGACAAACTTCTGGTTGATAACTTCAATGAGCATTTTCATGCCTACAGAGTGTTTGAGACTGATGAAAAGgatgttataaaagcagacAATCTTATCATTTACAAACCCTTTGACCTGCAACATGCACATACTGGTGTTGACTGTTTATATGTtgttcctttattttatttgtagttgtATTAAGGCAGCAAATTGGTGGCCAGTTTGTATTGGTGCTTGGAACACTTCCTTTGGaataaaatgtttattgtttaatttgtttatgCATCTTTTTTCTTGAGCCTTTAAATCAAGCACATTCAAGCTTGGTAGAgattaattacatttatttttctgttgaaatgatatatataaaacactcagtgttattttgttacacttttaagtgtaacaaaaaaaacactcgCAGTGTTATTTTGTTTAACCACGTTAACActcacagtgttttgttttacactttAAAGTGTAACAAAATAACACTGTGAGTGTTAGACAATTAACACTacaaaagttattttgttacacTATAAAGTGTAACAAAATAACACTGTGAGTGTTAGACAATTAACACTACAAAAGAGTTAAAATATTAACACTATTGAAAGAGTAATTTTAACACTGGACCGGTGAGGATTATATAAACACCGGGATAGTGTTAAAATTAACACTAAGAGAGTTAAATTTACACTTACAATTTTGCTGtgtagactatatcgatataaactaTATGAGATATTGTCGCATCTCATATCCCGTATAAGATATATTTagaaactcgatatatcgcccagtaCTAGAACACATAACCAACCATTAttgtaaattaaaagaaatgtggAAAGGTTGACAGTATCTGGTGAGTGTGTGGAGGTctgaaaaagaatgaaaattaaACCAGTGCCAGAGAAACCACATCCCCGCCTGCTGGAGAGAAGACTGAACATTTGTTACCAGGTTTTTTTCAACAATACCACAGTGGTAACAGGTGTGCCTCCTCTCATCACCTGCCTCACAACCTACCTAATCCTACACAAACCCAGAAAAGGCAAAGACCTGAGTGGGCGGGGTTATCTCGGAAGTGGTGAAGATTATTGTGTACAAGGCTCATAATAATCTGTAAAACAGTCCAAAGCACATCGATGTTTCCACATTTACTAAAgtttgtgaaaagaaaaaactttcttgctgtgaggcagggATGCTAACCACTATGCCACTCTCTTACCTGTGTGTTAAAGTTTTACAACAAAAGTctaagtgtgatttttttttttctggcaggTCTCGAAACAAGATTTCACAGCAAAAAATGGTTAGAACAAAAATACAATGTCATCTCAAACAGTGTCATGGTGATATAATTTAGCCTGAATCCTCCCTTGGTTATGCTGCAAAGGTGTTGTCTGCTGGAGcactcccatgatgcactgagtatttcttcttcagtcacctttctcactcactgtgtgttaatagacctctctgcattgagtCATACTTGTTattgtggcagatggctgcccctccctgagtctggttcggCTGCAGGTTTCTAGTTTTTAGGTTTTGTCATGGTCCTCAGTCTGGTGACtcaatgtttaggtttttaattattaatattctttgattCAGTCATTGCATCCAATTCAAATGTTCCTCTACTCTGGAAAGGTTTCTGAAGAAATCAATACTAATGAAGAAAggcatgaaaaatgaaaaacatttatttatttttttgttttatcttttttgtttttgtgttacaGATGGGAAGAATCCCCTTTCCTGCAGTAAAGACTTCCTCCCATACCTGCAGAGGCAACTGTTTGTTTAatagtttctttatttttctttattttgatattttttgtgCATCATTTTAATACTGATGCTGTGCATTGGGGTTTTGTTAAAATCTAGACATGATTTGGCGACTTTAGAATCCAAAGACGGGTAAAGGGCCACCATGTGCTCGGGAgattttggggggggtttttacacagcagcacaggagTGCAGTTTCTTGTCTGTGTCAAAGATTTTGAAAAAGCAGATGCTGATTAAAAATCCTCACAGGCTGTTTTTGTTCCTTCGTACTCCCTCAGCCTGTTCCTGGACCCACCTAGAGGTGTTTGGAGGCCTCTGCTCACTTAGCCAAGGAGCACAAATGAGGCCACAGCCTGAAGTAAAGATGCTTTTTCTCCTTCATGGGGACCAATCACAGCTGACAACAGCTGCCTCATTCAACTCATTCACAATGAATCCTTCAACAATTTTTGTTTCCAACAAACAACTTTCACTTCAAACAACTGTTTGTAACTTTTGTCACTAGACTGCTTCATTAGTTTGCACCACTTCTTCAAAATAGCAACAAGTGAAACAGAATGTGAACGTGGCCAGACATGGGAAAGAAAGTTCAGtcttataaagaaaaatgtggtTGGGTCTCGTGCCACTGTAAAAGATGCACAACAGACCCGACCACATGATCGCACTTTTCAGTACACTCCTTTATTGCAACTGTCGACTTACACATGcggctgcagcttttcagcagatgctTAACATGAGGAACTAATGTTAAACATTAGTTGCGCATGGTTTTTCTGCCAGGTAACTTGTGCCCTCCCTGTCAGAACCCCACCAGTGGCGCACGCCACATACTATGAGAATAACTGTTTTAAGCTCATCTATTATCCAGCCATGTTTCAAGATCCAAGGTGGTTACAAGTACAGGAAAAGAGAACTAAGGACAGATTAGAATAgttgactttgtgttttttctgaatgcATTTATAACTGctgcaataaaacataaaaccacTTCTTTAAAATGTCGGTAGTCTCTCCTAAGTTATGTGAAAATACAGATTTTGTGGCTGAGTCAGATTCTTAGTTGAAGCTTCTAAACAGTTCCATCTAAATTGCACATAACTAAGTACTAAGAACATGAATTAACATTTTAGTGTTAAAagtataaatatgtatttaaaatcagtgggttttgaatttcagctgtgtgaatttgcttttttatttctttgtgtctgAACGTTCCTACAGTTggtttgtggttgatgtggatttgctgctcatgtgaatcctcccacagtgtttcattagcagctgtaaccacagtgactctgacaaaacaggaattagcagaatccatctgatatgaagctgtgctttgaataccacttccctcctctttgaagagtagtcagatatctgtgttcaggtttttgtacagcctcttctacactttgtatcactgtgtttgTAGAGCACAGTAGTAGAGAGCTGTGTCTGCCAGGGTTAGGACTGTTATGGTCAGAGTAGTTGTTGTAGAAGATGTTTCTGATTTATATCGATCATCAGGAATATATTCATCACCACTGCTGTCTTTTGCTCCTTTCCAGAGTATAAACTGAGGAGCCTGAAGGTCAGAATGATGTTTGTACCAATAAAGCCAAGGATCACTATCACTTGTCTGATAGTTACATGTGAGTTTGACAGATTCACCTTCTGTTTTAGTGACTTCAGTTTGATGAGGAGTGATTAAGTCTCCAGCTGTTAgtcctggaaaaagaaagaagaaaagtagtgaaatgcagtctgtatatctgcttaatgcagcagcttcaactAAACTTTAATCCCTGTTCTTAAACTCACCTATAATGTGAGATAGAAGCAAAAAGATGTGCAGCAACATGTCTTTGGAGTTATTAAagccag from Pelmatolapia mariae isolate MD_Pm_ZW linkage group LG18, Pm_UMD_F_2, whole genome shotgun sequence includes the following:
- the LOC134616409 gene encoding uncharacterized protein LOC134616409 — encoded protein: MLLKVKYQSSKKYIRLQPGFTYLEFISEVKNKFGLPDVTELHIFDETDTAVEEDIFLELIEANPDICLTVCDSAAGDAHSTSSSLTDTMSLSSSDSDLHRDLGIPVTGSRLSTGAKNKPTTEVSESEAAKEMVENALRIKPGGEDVLEEYKSEKSLQHRTRRQLVNILASHMTEMHGRIPSRKQKEKYALGIITLFPSLKDPFSPKGYEHFYDGEKGTGYLAWRLKTMSRSRDRRPEKVATSPQAQGPNRRRSTVTVPQQLDGDACREAQFLFGHNARHSRRGGSV